From the genome of Halictus rubicundus isolate RS-2024b chromosome 2, iyHalRubi1_principal, whole genome shotgun sequence, one region includes:
- the LOC143365394 gene encoding uncharacterized protein LOC143365394, with translation MDVGDLSSSAGLAGSGSIPGATGVGIITSTTSATAGWWTPTSTIASAAANTDVMNQLCRVCGEPAAGFHFGAFTCEGCKSFFGRTYNNLGSISECKNGGVCVINKKNRTACKACRLRKCLMVGMSKSGSRYGRRSNWFKIHCLLQEQSHQAHQTRLIKDPKSAYEKAFGSLDVANNNNNNNENAGTTSSSNVVGMVTTTTTTANSYHHHHHQQDRYPKREESVLRPQELPAQLRTQDIATRPGQDPLLRPVDLVRGPHELLRPEVSRFPMWRGPPFFHPALTHMQLLNAPFFPFQQRFIVPYVNQVGASQMVASLTSSSSDSVSPRSTPSPKKDEENRSGRDECKDDGVCTRSQMEVAYDKSLAFLRSLGPEQDEPIDLSVKPGPTEEKEPENASTEEERSTDSEDNELLQDTGPPLDLTRKT, from the exons ATGGACGTGGGCGATTTGTCGAGCTCGGCAGGATTGGCTGGGAGCGGATCCATCCCTGGTGCAACGGGTGTTGGTATCATTACAAGTACGACATCCGCCACCGCAGGGTGGTGGACGCCTACGTCGACGATCGCCTCGGCAGCGGCCAACACCGACGTG ATGAATCAGCTGTGCAGGGTCTGCGGGGAGCCGGCCGCGGGTTTTCACTTCGGAGCCTTCACGTGTGAAGGTTGCAAG TCGTTCTTCGGCCGCACCTACAACAATCTAGGCAGCATCTCCGAATGCAAGAACGGCGGTGTGTGCGTGATCAACAAGAAGAATCGCACCGCGTGCAAGGCGTGCCGTCTGCGGAAGTGTCTGATGGTCGGGATGTCGAAGTCTGGTTCCCGGTACGGTCGCCGTTCGAACTGGTTCAAGATCCATTGTCTACTCCAGGAGCAGTCGCACCAGGCGCATCAGACGCGTCTGATCAAGGACCCGAAGTCCGCCTACGAGAAGGCGTTCGGTTCGCTGGACGTGGcgaacaataacaataacaataacgaGAACGCGGGCACGACGAGCTCGTCGAACGTAGTCGGTATGGTTACGACAACAACCACCACAGCGAACAGTTAccatcaccatcatcatcaACAGGATAGGTACCCGAAGCGGGAGGAGTCGGTACTGAGGCCGCAGGAGTTGCCCGCGCAATTACGAACGCAGGATATAGCGACGAGACCCGGCCAGGACCCTCTGCTGAGGCCGGTCGACCTGGTGAGAGGGCCGCACGAGTTGCTCAGGCCCGAGGTGTCCAGGTTCCCGATGTGGAGGGGCCCGCCGTTCTTTCATCCGGCCCTGACGCACATGCAGCTACTGAACGCGCCGTTCTTCCCGTTCCAGCAGCGATTCATCGTCCCGTACGTGAACCAGGTCGGCGCGTCCCAGATGGTAGCGAGCCTGACCAGCTCGTCGAGCGACAGCGTCAGTCCCCGGTCGACCCCGTCGCCGAAGAAGGACGAGGAGAACAGAAGCGGTCGGGACGAGTGCAAGGACGACGGGGTCTGCACGAGGAGCCAGATGGAGGTCGCGTACGACAAGAGTCTGGCGTTCCTGCGGTCCCTGGGCCCGGAACAGGACGAGCCGATCGATCTGAGCGTGAAGCCTGGCCCGACGGAGGAGAAGGAGCCGGAGAACGCCAGCACCGAGGAGGAGAGGTCGACGGACAGCGAGGACAACGAGCTCCTACAGGACACGGGGCCGCCGCTCGATCTCACCAGGAAGACATGA
- the Rpl30 gene encoding ribosomal protein L30, translating to MVAKKKQKKSQDGINARLALVMKSGKCVLGYKQTLKSLRQGKAKLVIIANNTPPLRKSEIEYYAMLAKTGVHHYMGNNIELGTACGKYFRVCTLSITDPGNSDIIKSMPMGDQA from the exons ATGGTAGCCAAGAAGAAGCAG AAGAAGTCCCAGGATGGTATCAACGCCAGATTGGCCTTGGTTATGAAGTCAGGAAAATGCGTCCTGGGCTATAAACAAACGCTGAAGTCCCTTCGGCAAGGCAAAGCGAAATTGGTCATCATTGCCAACAATACACCTCCTCTAAG GAAATCTGAGATCGAATATTATGCCATGTTGGCCAAGACCGGTGTACACCACTATATGGGGAACAACATAGAATTAGGTACTGCTTGTGGAAAATACTTCAGGGTATGTACCCTTTCTATCACGGATCCTGGAAACTCTGACATCATCAAATCTATGCCCATGGGTGATCAGGcataa
- the Mpi gene encoding mannose phosphate isomerase, with translation MELKCQIQTYDWGRHGIDSAVAALVKSANSEFALDEKTPYAELWMGTHSNGPSYMKDLNISLEKYIKENSNVLGSDVKKIFGEHLPFLFKVLSVNKALSIQVHPNKEKAKELHQQYPNIYKDANHKPELAIALTPFEALCGFRPVREIKEFLKVLPELRAIIGEDKVFKFMATDEANISRALKTCFHSLMTCDPDLVELHLRKLLDRLSNSDESIRQSLYASLLERLYLDYPGDVGCFGIYFFNFIVMQPGEAIYLGSNEPHAYLSGDCIECMACSDNVVRAGLTPKLKDVPTLIEMLTYTCEPVSAKKFQPSREDDCTEVFRPPVLDFAVAKITIPPGRSSYDIIPRSTASILIIINGKGEISPSKVLYRGSVVFIPANEKIGIKVLCGCHPMLMFQAFVNV, from the exons ATGGAACTTAAATGTCAAATACAAACTTATGATTGGGGAAGGCATGGAATAGATAGCGCCGTTGCAGCATTAGTTAAATCTGCTAATTCGGAATTCGCGTTGGATGAGAAAACACCATATGCTGAGCTATGGATGGGTACACACTCCAATGGCCCTTCATATATGAAggatttaaatatttctttggaAAAATATATCAAAGAAAATAGCAATGTTTTGGGCAGTgatgttaaaaaaatatttggagaACATTTACCATTTCTTTTTAAGGTTTTATCTGTGAACAAAGCATTGTCAATTCAGGTCCATCCGAATAAG GAAAAAGCAAAAGAATTACACCAGCAATATCCTAATATTTATAAAGATGCAAATCACAAGCCTGAGCTTGCAATAGCTTTGACTCCATTCGAAGCTCTCTGTGGCTTCCGTCCAGTTAGGGAgataaaagaatttttgaaagttcTTCCAGAGTTGCGTGCTATAATAGGAGAAGATAAAGTATTTAAATTTATGGCTACCGATGAAGCAAACATTAGCAGAGCTTTGAAAACATGTTTCCATAGTCTCATGACCTGTGATCCTGATTTAGTAGAATTACACCTTAGAAAGTTATTGGATAGATTATCTAATTCAG ACGAGTCTATACGACAGTCTTTATACGCTAGCCTGTTAGAAAGACTATACTTGGATTATCCAGGAGATGTTGGATGTTTTggcatttatttttttaattttatagtaATGCAGCCAGGCGAGGCTATTTATCTTGGTTCAAATGAACCCCATGCATATCTGTCGGGTG ATTGTATAGAATGTATGGCGTGTTCTGATAATGTAGTACGTGCAGGATTGACGCCTAAATTGAAAGATGTGCCAACATTGATCGAAATGTTAACGTACACCTGTGAACCCGTTTCCGCGAAAAAATTTCAACCTTCTCGCGAAGACGATTGCACGGAAGTGTTTCGTCCTCCTGTGTTGGACTTTGCAGTTGCTAAAATTACA ATACCACCAGGAAGGTCTTCTTACGATATCATTCCTAGAAGTACAGCtagtattttaattattataaacggGAAAGGTGAGATTTCACCATCAAAAGTTCTGTACAGAGGATCGGTCGTATTCATTCCAGCAAATGAAAAAATCGGAATTAAGGTTTTATGTGGATGTCATCCGATGTTAATGTTTCAAGCTTTTGTAAACGTTTAA
- the Tfiifbeta gene encoding transcription factor TFIIFbeta produces the protein MTCKCIKCQEFININFIRFTNTVANFLDNSSIEINTMSANTSHTEKELDLSNAGRGVWLVKVPKYIANKWEKAPGNIEVGKLKITKNPGQKAEVSLKLSEAVLALKEPGEEEIPKQHRLDVTTVTKQMLGVFSHVTPSNNSDSIVPETEKLYMEGRIVQKLECRPYADNCYMKLKLQSIKRASVPQRQVQQLDRVVQNFKPVSDHKHNIEYAEKKKAEGKKMRDDKDAVLDMLFAAFEKHQYYNIRDLVKITRQPIVYLKEILNEVCNYNLKNPHRNMWELKPEYRHYKDEDRAAENAQKKDDSDDD, from the exons ATGACATGCAAATGCATCAAGTGTcaagaatttattaatattaattttattcgttttaCGAATACAGTAGCTAATTTTTTAGACAATTCTTCGATCGAAATAAATACGATGTCAGCAAATACTTCGCACACAGAAAAGGAGTTAGATTTAAGCAATGCTGGCAGAGGTGTTTGGTTAGTCAAAGTACCCAAATACATAGCTAATAAATGGGAGAAAGCACCTGGCAATATAGAAGTTGGGAAATTAAAGATAACTAA AAATCCTGGTCAAAAAGCAGAAGTGTCTCTCAAACTGTCAGAAGCAGTTTTAGCTTTGAAGGAGCCAGGAGAGGAAGAAATCCCGAAACAACATAGATTGGATGTTACAACTGTAACTAAACAAATGTTAGGTGTATTTTCGCATGTCACAC CATCAAATAATTCAGATTCCATTGTTCCTGAGACCGAGAAACTTTATATGGAAGGGAGAATTGTACAGAAATTAGAATGTCGACCATATG CTGATAATTGTtatatgaaattaaaattacaaagtatCAAAAGAGCTTCTGTGCCGCAGAGACAAGTTCAGCAATTGGATAGAGTAGTTCAAAATTTCAAACCTGTATCTGATCACAAACATAAT ATTGAATATGCAGAGAAGAAGAAGGCTGAAGGCAAAAAGATGCGAGATGACAAGGATGCAGTATTAGATATGTTGTTTGCTGCCTTTGAGAAACATCAGTATTATAATATACGAGATCTTGTGAAAATTACGAGGCAGCCAATT gtaTATCTGAAGGAAATATTAAATGAAGTATGTAATTATAATCTAAAAAATCCTCATAGAAATATGTGGGAGTTGAAACCGGAATACAGACATTACAAAGATGAGGATAGAGCTGCTGAGAATGCTCAAAAGAAAGATGATTCTGATGATGATTAA
- the Nmdyn-d7 gene encoding nucleoside diphosphate kinase homolog 7 isoform X1 has translation MSVEHNEKYIFEAEWYDKIASILKNFYLYYYPYDNTVELFDIKARKTFLRRTKCEGIKADDFYVGAIVTIFSRNIKITDYADCTTRKKLQTKMQKTFAMVKPDALDHLGEILKRIASCDFHIANIKMVKLTQDDATTFYQDRESTDTAYVTNHLISGPIVALELLGDHAITRWLEVIGPDDSEEARSKVPNSLRACYGKDSVHNALHGSLNEENAEKELQFFFPDSKSKKKGPANTATLKDCTCCIIKPHAVQAKLTGDIINDIQKAGYTISAIQQFNVNPFDAEEFLEVYKGVLSDYGAMVGELQSGPCIVMELKHKDQTFDVQGEFRKWCGPMDPDIARQVRPNTLRAKYGKTKVQNAIHCSDLPEDGSLEVEYFFKILDNS, from the exons ATGTCGGTGGAGCAtaacgaaaaatatattttcgaggCTGAGTGGTATGATAAAATAGCAAGTAtcttgaagaatttttatttgtattattatCCGTACGATAACACCGTTGAATTG ttTGATATAAAAGCAAGGAAAACGTTTCTAAGGAGAACGAAATGCGAGGGTATAAAGGCAGATGATTTTTACGTGGGCGCAATTGTAACCATTTTTTcacgaaatataaaaataacggATTACGCGGATTGTACTACgcgaaaaaaattacaaaccaAAATGcagaa aacATTTGCAATGGTAAAGCCAGATGCTCTGGACCACTTAGGAGAGATATTAAAGCGCATAGCCTCCTGTGACTTCCACATTGCCAACATTAAAATGGTCAAATTGACACAAGACGATGCAACAACATTTTATCAAGACAGAGAGAGTACAGATACAGC GTATGTTACAAATCATCTTATCTCCGGACCTATTGTAGCTTTAGAATTATTGGGTGATCATGCAATTACACGTTGGCTAGAAGTAATTGGACCAGATGATAGCGAGGAAGCTCGTTCTAAAGTTCCAAATTCTCTCAGAGCTTGTTACGGTAAAGACAGTGTTCACAATGCTTTGCATGGTTCTCTGAATGAAGAAAATGCAGAGAAA GAATTACAATTCTTCTTTCCCGATTCAAAAAGCAAAAAGAAGGGCCCGGCAAATACAGCCACTTTAAAAGACTGCACTTGCTGTATTATTAAGCCACATGCTGTGCAAGCTAAGCTAACAG GGGACATTATTAATGACATTCAAAAAGCAGGTTACACAATTTCTGCCATACAACAATTTAATGTTAACCCATTTGACGCAGAAGAATTTTTAGAAGTGTACAAGGGGGTGCTCTCGGATTATGGG GCTATGGTAGGAGAATTACAATCTGGTCCATGCATTGTAATGGAATTAAAGCACAAAGATCAAACATTCGATGTACAAGGAGAATTCAGGAAATGGTGTGGTCCTATGGACCCA GATATAGCGCGACAAGTTAGACCGAACACCCTTCGAGCTAAATACGGAAAGACAAAAGTACAAAACGCTATACATTGTTCTGATTTACCCGAAGATGGAAGTTTAGAG gTGGAGTACTTCTTCAAGATTCTTGATAACAGTTAA
- the Nmdyn-d7 gene encoding nucleoside diphosphate kinase homolog 7 isoform X2, with the protein MSVEHNEKYIFEAEWYDKIFDIKARKTFLRRTKCEGIKADDFYVGAIVTIFSRNIKITDYADCTTRKKLQTKMQKTFAMVKPDALDHLGEILKRIASCDFHIANIKMVKLTQDDATTFYQDRESTDTAYVTNHLISGPIVALELLGDHAITRWLEVIGPDDSEEARSKVPNSLRACYGKDSVHNALHGSLNEENAEKELQFFFPDSKSKKKGPANTATLKDCTCCIIKPHAVQAKLTGDIINDIQKAGYTISAIQQFNVNPFDAEEFLEVYKGVLSDYGAMVGELQSGPCIVMELKHKDQTFDVQGEFRKWCGPMDPDIARQVRPNTLRAKYGKTKVQNAIHCSDLPEDGSLEVEYFFKILDNS; encoded by the exons ATGTCGGTGGAGCAtaacgaaaaatatattttcgaggCTGAGTGGTATGATAAAATA ttTGATATAAAAGCAAGGAAAACGTTTCTAAGGAGAACGAAATGCGAGGGTATAAAGGCAGATGATTTTTACGTGGGCGCAATTGTAACCATTTTTTcacgaaatataaaaataacggATTACGCGGATTGTACTACgcgaaaaaaattacaaaccaAAATGcagaa aacATTTGCAATGGTAAAGCCAGATGCTCTGGACCACTTAGGAGAGATATTAAAGCGCATAGCCTCCTGTGACTTCCACATTGCCAACATTAAAATGGTCAAATTGACACAAGACGATGCAACAACATTTTATCAAGACAGAGAGAGTACAGATACAGC GTATGTTACAAATCATCTTATCTCCGGACCTATTGTAGCTTTAGAATTATTGGGTGATCATGCAATTACACGTTGGCTAGAAGTAATTGGACCAGATGATAGCGAGGAAGCTCGTTCTAAAGTTCCAAATTCTCTCAGAGCTTGTTACGGTAAAGACAGTGTTCACAATGCTTTGCATGGTTCTCTGAATGAAGAAAATGCAGAGAAA GAATTACAATTCTTCTTTCCCGATTCAAAAAGCAAAAAGAAGGGCCCGGCAAATACAGCCACTTTAAAAGACTGCACTTGCTGTATTATTAAGCCACATGCTGTGCAAGCTAAGCTAACAG GGGACATTATTAATGACATTCAAAAAGCAGGTTACACAATTTCTGCCATACAACAATTTAATGTTAACCCATTTGACGCAGAAGAATTTTTAGAAGTGTACAAGGGGGTGCTCTCGGATTATGGG GCTATGGTAGGAGAATTACAATCTGGTCCATGCATTGTAATGGAATTAAAGCACAAAGATCAAACATTCGATGTACAAGGAGAATTCAGGAAATGGTGTGGTCCTATGGACCCA GATATAGCGCGACAAGTTAGACCGAACACCCTTCGAGCTAAATACGGAAAGACAAAAGTACAAAACGCTATACATTGTTCTGATTTACCCGAAGATGGAAGTTTAGAG gTGGAGTACTTCTTCAAGATTCTTGATAACAGTTAA